The genomic region TCGCTTCGTCGAGGGTGCCGAATCCGCCGGGAAAAACGGCGATGGCGTCGGCCTCTTTGACGAACGCGACCTTGCGGTTGAAGAAGTACTTGTAGGTGATGAGCCGCGGGTTTTTCAGCATCACGGGGTTTGCGGACTGCTCGAAGGGAAGCCGGATGTTCGCGGCAAAGGACGATTCGCTTCCTGCCCCCTCGTTTCCTGCCTGCATGATTCCGCCGCCGCCGCCGGTGATGATCATGTACCCCCTCTCCGCGAGGAGCGCGGCGAAGTCGATGCACTTCCTGTACATCGGCTCCTCGGGGCGGGTGCGGGCCGAGCCGAAGATGGTCACCTTCTTCTTCTGACGGTAGGGAGCGAAGATCTTCGTGGTGTAGCGCATCTCCTTCATGGTGTTGCTGAGAAGCTTGAGATCGGCGAGGTAATCCGTATCCTGCCCGGCCTTCAGGGCCGAGATGATCATCTCGCGCGCAAGGTCGGGGTGGTGCACCCCCCCTGCCTTCTCCATCAATTGGTCGATCATCTGGTCGATTTCACCGTTTGTTCTGTTAAAACGAAGTTGCATGAGGGCG from Citrifermentans bremense harbors:
- a CDS encoding LOG family protein, encoding MQLRFNRTNGEIDQMIDQLMEKAGGVHHPDLAREMIISALKAGQDTDYLADLKLLSNTMKEMRYTTKIFAPYRQKKKVTIFGSARTRPEEPMYRKCIDFAALLAERGYMIITGGGGGIMQAGNEGAGSESSFAANIRLPFEQSANPVMLKNPRLITYKYFFNRKVAFVKEADAIAVFPGGFGTLDEAMEVFTLIQTGKTSPKPLVLVDDEEGYWEQFFRFIKERLLVMGFISAEDFSIFTITKSYEEAVQVIEEFYTNYHSMRFVNGELILRLTKILAPDQIEMLENEFPELRLDNSRIELISARPEEADEPDLLDLPRIAFHFHHQHYGLLMAFIRRLNTF